A single genomic interval of Deltaproteobacteria bacterium harbors:
- a CDS encoding ABC transporter substrate-binding protein: protein MKVIKFKHILVLGLVMVLLTAAFIVSGLAKANPEQTGDIVYATAYGMFFTKGGDCSTHYAGQGPLLGTTIYDPLIDCDVDLTYLPALAKSWKVAHDWSYVDFDLREGVKFHNGAIVTAEDVQYSLAKHMNKKSRWVLGHDFRRRVKNSEVIDTYKVRFNLKDPFPGLWKRLWWDMGIFPKKYREAIGDKAFASKPIGAGPFKWLNYKQDVYFKIEAVKKHYRKTAEFKTLKFVYVSEASTRLAMLMAGEADIIELSGRHIPVIKSDPNLRLLQTKHVIGTVLAYADLPFPEEKSPFLDIRVRKAASLAIDRKLICEKILFGGSDPYGEVITPYSLGWDPTVKPDPYDPERAKALLAEAGYPNGFKTVMGCTAPNRFWMEAIAANLADIGIKAKINVYEGGAWYGAYQGKKLRGLIVRNSWYDAEPHAAADLTDAYMSKAPWCYHTTPEIEDALNKAQWAIEEKEVADWGRKISKLIRDSRINIHLWSASSSYGVNQKIIKWERQMGSYPGTRFEYMKIKH from the coding sequence ATGAAAGTAATCAAGTTTAAACATATCTTGGTTTTGGGGCTGGTAATGGTCCTTTTAACAGCGGCCTTCATCGTTTCCGGGCTAGCCAAGGCGAATCCGGAGCAAACCGGGGATATTGTGTATGCCACTGCCTACGGCATGTTTTTCACCAAAGGCGGCGACTGCTCCACCCATTATGCCGGGCAAGGTCCGTTACTCGGCACCACCATTTATGACCCCTTAATTGACTGTGACGTTGATCTGACTTATCTTCCCGCCCTGGCCAAGTCATGGAAGGTCGCTCATGACTGGAGCTACGTGGACTTCGACCTCAGAGAAGGGGTTAAGTTTCACAACGGGGCCATAGTAACCGCTGAGGATGTGCAGTACAGTTTAGCCAAGCACATGAATAAAAAGTCAAGGTGGGTTTTGGGCCATGATTTCAGACGAAGGGTCAAGAATTCTGAGGTCATTGACACCTACAAGGTTCGGTTTAACCTCAAGGACCCTTTCCCAGGGCTTTGGAAGCGCCTTTGGTGGGATATGGGCATCTTTCCGAAGAAATATCGCGAAGCGATAGGCGATAAAGCGTTTGCCAGCAAGCCTATTGGGGCCGGACCATTTAAGTGGCTTAACTACAAGCAGGACGTCTACTTCAAGATAGAGGCCGTCAAAAAACATTACCGTAAAACCGCTGAATTCAAAACACTCAAATTCGTCTATGTGTCCGAAGCCTCGACCAGGCTGGCCATGCTCATGGCCGGTGAAGCCGATATCATTGAACTGTCCGGAAGACATATACCGGTGATCAAATCTGATCCTAACCTGAGACTGCTCCAGACCAAACACGTCATCGGAACGGTTCTGGCCTATGCCGACCTGCCTTTCCCAGAGGAAAAAAGCCCATTTTTGGACATACGGGTCCGAAAAGCGGCCAGCCTGGCCATTGATCGGAAGCTGATCTGCGAGAAGATTCTCTTTGGAGGCTCCGATCCGTATGGAGAGGTGATAACCCCTTATTCACTGGGATGGGACCCCACGGTCAAGCCGGACCCCTATGACCCGGAAAGGGCCAAGGCTTTACTCGCTGAGGCCGGATACCCCAATGGCTTTAAGACGGTAATGGGCTGTACCGCGCCGAACCGTTTCTGGATGGAAGCCATCGCAGCCAACCTGGCGGACATTGGGATCAAAGCCAAGATCAATGTATATGAAGGAGGCGCCTGGTACGGCGCGTATCAAGGGAAAAAGCTCCGCGGTCTCATTGTGCGTAACTCGTGGTATGACGCTGAACCCCACGCGGCGGCTGATTTGACTGACGCCTACATGTCCAAGGCCCCGTGGTGTTACCACACAACCCCGGAGATAGAAGATGCTTTGAATAAAGCCCAGTGGGCCATAGAAGAAAAGGAGGTGGCAGACTGGGGGAGGAAGATCTCCAAGCTTATCCGTGACAGCCGTATCAATATTCACCTCTGGTCCGCATCATCAAGTTACGGTGTGAACCAGAAAATCATAAAGTGGGAACGACAGATGGGGTCCTATCCGGGCACACGTTTTGAATACATGAAAATCAAACACTGA
- a CDS encoding ABC transporter ATP-binding protein has translation MGKNILEVKELKTYFFTRRGVVKAVDGLSFTIEEGETLGLVGESGCGKSITCLSILRLVPKPAGRIVAGEILMNGDNLLAKTDKEMRQVRGKQISMILQEPMTSLNPVFTIGNQVAEPIKLHQKLDRKAVWEKVKEMLSLVKIPSPEVRIREYPHQMSGGMRQRIVGAMTLSCQPQLLIADEPTTALDVTIQAQFLKLLKDIQRDSKLTMIVVTHDFGIVARVCDRVAVMYAGKVVENAPIRDLFNNPRHPYTIALMESLPKMEKKADRLFSIEGQPPDLRDLPPGCRFAPRCPQVKEICQREFPPQSVIGDRHSLSCWLAS, from the coding sequence ATGGGGAAAAATATTCTAGAAGTCAAGGAACTGAAAACCTATTTTTTTACCCGGCGTGGCGTGGTCAAGGCGGTTGACGGGCTGAGCTTCACCATCGAAGAGGGCGAAACATTAGGACTTGTCGGTGAGTCCGGGTGCGGCAAGAGCATTACCTGCCTGTCTATCCTGAGGCTAGTCCCCAAGCCCGCGGGGCGCATTGTAGCCGGTGAGATCCTCATGAATGGCGACAACCTGTTGGCCAAGACAGACAAGGAGATGAGACAGGTTCGGGGAAAACAGATCTCCATGATCCTGCAGGAGCCCATGACTTCTTTGAACCCGGTTTTCACCATCGGCAACCAGGTGGCAGAACCTATCAAGCTGCATCAAAAGCTTGACCGAAAGGCCGTCTGGGAAAAGGTTAAGGAGATGCTCTCCCTGGTTAAAATTCCTTCGCCGGAAGTTCGCATACGGGAGTATCCTCACCAGATGAGCGGCGGTATGAGGCAAAGGATAGTCGGGGCTATGACCTTAAGCTGCCAGCCGCAGCTCCTTATTGCCGACGAGCCAACGACGGCCCTCGATGTCACGATTCAGGCGCAGTTCCTCAAACTGCTCAAGGATATTCAGCGTGACTCGAAACTTACCATGATCGTCGTTACTCATGATTTTGGTATTGTAGCCAGGGTCTGTGACCGGGTGGCGGTGATGTATGCTGGCAAGGTGGTTGAAAACGCGCCGATCAGGGATCTGTTCAATAATCCCAGGCATCCTTATACTATTGCCTTAATGGAGTCTCTCCCCAAAATGGAAAAAAAGGCAGATAGGCTTTTTTCTATCGAGGGGCAGCCGCCTGATCTCAGGGACCTGCCGCCAGGATGCAGGTTTGCTCCTCGATGCCCTCAAGTCAAGGAGATCTGCCAGCGAGAATTTCCACCTCAATCCGTGATCGGTGACAGGCACTCTCTGAGCTGCTGGCTGGCTTCATGA
- a CDS encoding ABC transporter permease: MTAITKASRTSSLFKKIFSGLREAPKFPTVVLTIFLFCGVFGNHAIFGTLILPHDPNKTSFMDALTPPFWIEGGSTKYILGADQLGRDLLSRIIAGAGVSLQVGIAVVFFAGLIGSLVAIVAGYMGGRTDTILMRLLDMVLSLPFLVLAVTLAAIVGASKYNLIFIISALAWAWYARVLRSEVLRLKEGDFIRLAIVAGCSKPRIMIRHIFPNIVNSLVVLATLNLGVVIIAEASLSFLGLGVPPPDPAWGSMISEGRNYIGQAWWLCVWPGIAILLTVLSFNLLGDWLRVRLDPKFRQI; this comes from the coding sequence TTGACCGCTATCACGAAAGCATCAAGAACATCCTCACTGTTTAAGAAGATTTTTTCAGGTCTCAGGGAGGCCCCGAAATTTCCCACGGTGGTCCTGACAATTTTTCTATTTTGCGGGGTTTTTGGCAATCATGCGATTTTTGGAACTCTTATTTTGCCTCACGATCCAAACAAAACTTCATTCATGGACGCCTTAACTCCTCCCTTCTGGATAGAGGGTGGAAGCACAAAGTACATCTTAGGCGCCGATCAACTGGGGAGGGATCTCCTGAGCCGGATCATCGCCGGCGCCGGCGTCTCGCTGCAGGTTGGCATCGCCGTTGTTTTTTTTGCCGGACTCATAGGCAGTCTGGTTGCAATTGTGGCGGGTTATATGGGAGGCCGGACCGATACGATCCTCATGAGGCTGCTTGACATGGTGCTCTCCTTGCCTTTCCTTGTCCTGGCCGTGACCCTGGCCGCTATTGTTGGGGCAAGCAAATACAATCTTATTTTTATTATTTCCGCTCTGGCCTGGGCCTGGTACGCCCGCGTGCTCCGCTCGGAAGTGCTCCGCCTCAAAGAGGGTGATTTCATACGCCTGGCCATTGTGGCCGGTTGCAGCAAGCCGAGGATCATGATCCGGCATATCTTCCCCAACATCGTCAACAGCCTGGTTGTTCTGGCGACGCTCAATCTCGGGGTGGTCATTATTGCCGAAGCTTCCTTGAGTTTCCTCGGCTTGGGGGTGCCGCCGCCTGACCCGGCCTGGGGGTCAATGATCTCCGAAGGAAGAAATTACATCGGACAGGCCTGGTGGCTCTGCGTTTGGCCCGGGATAGCGATTTTGTTAACAGTCTTGAGCTTTAACCTCCTCGGAGACTGGCTCCGGGTTCGCCTGGACCCCAAATTTCGACAAATCTAA
- the lgt gene encoding prolipoprotein diacylglyceryl transferase: MDNYFLWSVDPVIYKAVIPGLGFTLELRYYGIFFALMVLGSFFLWRWQMSRAGYKDREIDAWFLMGLASIVIGAHLGHIVFYNWGYYMAHPKEILFFKGRGLSSHGAALGIIAGLLLYSRIFKIPAMEVFDANTFPAALAATLVRLGNFFNHEIVGRVTSVPWAVRFKYFEDHGAEPRHPSQIYEFFLGLVVMSALYLIDRRYGVRRPKGVLAAVFLIVYFQGRFLIEFFKEFQRLDPEQSSLTMGQYLSIPFILTGIVLLVCALRSGPQDPKAWSS; encoded by the coding sequence GTGGATAATTATTTTCTCTGGTCTGTTGATCCCGTTATTTACAAAGCAGTTATTCCTGGCCTCGGGTTCACGCTTGAGCTTAGATACTACGGTATTTTTTTCGCGCTCATGGTCCTTGGCAGTTTTTTCCTCTGGCGCTGGCAGATGAGCCGGGCCGGATACAAGGACCGAGAAATAGACGCCTGGTTTCTAATGGGCCTGGCATCAATCGTTATAGGAGCGCACCTGGGTCATATCGTTTTCTATAATTGGGGCTATTACATGGCCCATCCCAAGGAGATATTATTTTTCAAGGGAAGGGGACTTTCCAGCCATGGGGCGGCTCTTGGGATCATCGCCGGTCTTTTGTTATACAGCCGCATATTCAAGATTCCTGCAATGGAGGTTTTTGACGCCAACACCTTTCCGGCCGCCCTGGCCGCAACGCTGGTCCGGCTAGGCAACTTTTTCAATCATGAAATCGTAGGCCGCGTGACGTCTGTTCCCTGGGCCGTGCGTTTTAAATATTTCGAGGATCACGGCGCGGAGCCAAGGCATCCCTCGCAAATATATGAGTTTTTTTTGGGCTTGGTGGTGATGTCGGCTCTATACCTGATTGACCGGCGCTATGGTGTTCGGCGGCCGAAAGGCGTTTTAGCGGCTGTTTTTCTGATCGTTTATTTCCAGGGTCGTTTCCTTATTGAATTTTTTAAGGAATTTCAAAGACTCGATCCGGAACAGTCCTCTCTAACCATGGGTCAATACCTCTCTATCCCGTTTATTCTTACCGGGATTGTTCTTCTTGTCTGTGCCTTGCGCTCAGGCCCGCAGGACCCTAAAGCCTGGTCTTCCTAA
- a CDS encoding SLC13/DASS family transporter: MGAVATAAHEGNRINWKRLIFLFLGMALFAVVYLWPSWPDAVDPMGKHFPLSREGKAALALFLLAGTWWVFEVVPIGVTSLLIGVMQSLFLIRPAKTAFNDFMDPSVMFIFASIIIGFVFTKTGLTRRLAYRMLIIVGERTSMIYLGCFVVTAALTHIMAHTAVAATIYPLLLIIYSLYEEGDKPTRFGKGLFIGMAYVAGAGSIITLLGAARGAVAIGFFKKIMGQEVTFFQLSYYMFPIGWLMVFVLWGFFMFFFKPEKSVIPGLRERARQLSAGLGPITKKELLAVIIVLGIILTLALRTHISFLEPINKTAIVLVSTLLFFIFGILDIDDLEDIPWNIILLFGGAMSIGFCLWDTGAAEWLAVNWLVMFKEAHWFIFVLGIAFFMMLMTNFIMNVAAISIVLPVALVIAPYLGVAGEVILFASLVAAGMPFLLLVGAAPNAIAYDSRQFSTGEFFLYGIPASIILMAVVALAVFVIWPLMGMPVTIP, encoded by the coding sequence ATGGGAGCTGTGGCGACGGCCGCGCATGAAGGGAATCGAATTAATTGGAAGCGGCTGATTTTTCTCTTTCTTGGCATGGCGCTATTTGCAGTGGTTTATCTTTGGCCTAGCTGGCCGGATGCTGTGGATCCTATGGGAAAGCATTTTCCCTTGTCCCGGGAGGGTAAGGCTGCCCTGGCTCTGTTCCTGCTCGCAGGAACCTGGTGGGTTTTCGAGGTGGTGCCTATCGGGGTGACCAGCCTCCTCATAGGGGTCATGCAATCCTTGTTTCTGATCCGTCCGGCCAAAACTGCTTTCAATGATTTTATGGACCCCTCGGTTATGTTCATTTTTGCCTCCATAATTATCGGGTTTGTTTTTACCAAGACTGGATTGACGCGACGACTAGCTTACAGAATGCTGATCATTGTTGGCGAAAGGACCAGTATGATTTATCTGGGCTGCTTTGTGGTCACCGCAGCCCTGACCCATATCATGGCTCACACAGCCGTGGCGGCAACCATCTACCCCCTGCTTTTGATTATTTACTCCCTGTATGAAGAAGGAGATAAACCGACCAGGTTTGGTAAAGGCCTGTTTATCGGCATGGCGTACGTAGCCGGAGCAGGAAGTATCATCACCTTGCTCGGGGCGGCCCGGGGGGCGGTGGCCATTGGCTTTTTTAAAAAAATCATGGGGCAGGAAGTTACTTTTTTTCAGCTGAGTTACTACATGTTCCCCATAGGCTGGCTCATGGTATTTGTCCTTTGGGGATTTTTTATGTTTTTTTTCAAGCCTGAAAAAAGTGTGATACCAGGGCTTAGAGAGAGGGCCAGGCAGCTCAGCGCCGGATTGGGGCCCATTACCAAGAAGGAACTTCTGGCGGTGATTATTGTCTTAGGTATAATCCTGACCCTGGCGCTTCGGACTCACATCTCGTTTCTTGAACCGATCAATAAAACCGCTATCGTCCTGGTGTCCACGCTCCTCTTTTTCATTTTTGGAATCCTGGATATTGACGACCTGGAAGATATTCCCTGGAACATCATTCTACTTTTTGGGGGCGCCATGAGTATTGGTTTCTGCCTCTGGGATACCGGGGCGGCAGAGTGGCTGGCCGTGAACTGGCTGGTGATGTTCAAGGAAGCCCACTGGTTTATCTTTGTGCTAGGCATTGCCTTCTTCATGATGTTAATGACCAATTTCATCATGAATGTGGCCGCCATTTCTATCGTTCTGCCCGTGGCTCTGGTGATAGCTCCTTATCTGGGTGTGGCGGGAGAAGTAATCCTCTTTGCCTCATTGGTTGCGGCAGGTATGCCTTTCCTGCTTCTGGTGGGCGCAGCCCCCAACGCGATTGCTTACGATTCCAGGCAATTTTCAACCGGAGAATTTTTTCTGTATGGTATTCCAGCCAGTATTATCTTGATGGCGGTTGTGGCCCTGGCTGTCTTTGTTATCTGGCCGCTCATGGGCATGCCGGTGACGATACCGTAG
- a CDS encoding LysM peptidoglycan-binding domain-containing protein produces the protein MKPRPFLMALSVLICLQFIFTPAILGQDEKIYTVKKSDTLWDICQKYYNDPFLWPALWALNQDRLTNPHWISIGDSLIIYDKEALLKKKAEITPPSTAAAPAKEPKSLYERSKPIETIFPKYFTYLANPAGLENKGINRIRIKKVVFESKWVMDESNKLCRIDSKKIVNTYAEMREVGEIIASEERGFRPSWSGDIHGRSMLSFFDNVIVHFTENVALILDSADHGELDPYFREYPVYGLDREVKEPQDEKGKKSLGRLHRFKGVLTVVARIETSKVFTPEKKKKFLKKRKIIDREPIFYVARITQSKEPIEIGDRIFLFKRIE, from the coding sequence ATGAAGCCCAGACCATTCCTCATGGCACTTTCCGTGTTAATCTGCCTGCAGTTTATCTTTACCCCTGCCATTTTAGGCCAAGATGAAAAAATATACACGGTCAAGAAGAGCGATACTCTTTGGGATATTTGCCAGAAATACTATAACGATCCCTTCCTTTGGCCAGCCCTCTGGGCACTAAACCAGGACCGCCTGACAAATCCCCACTGGATATCAATCGGCGATAGCTTGATCATTTATGACAAGGAAGCTCTGCTCAAGAAAAAGGCGGAAATAACACCACCGTCCACAGCGGCCGCTCCGGCCAAGGAGCCGAAGTCTCTGTATGAACGCAGTAAACCCATTGAAACCATTTTCCCCAAATACTTCACCTATCTGGCAAATCCGGCAGGGCTGGAAAATAAGGGTATTAACCGAATCAGGATTAAAAAGGTCGTTTTTGAAAGCAAATGGGTCATGGACGAATCCAATAAACTGTGCCGGATTGATTCCAAAAAGATAGTGAATACTTACGCAGAGATGCGTGAGGTAGGCGAGATTATCGCCTCTGAAGAGCGGGGTTTCAGACCGTCCTGGTCCGGGGATATCCATGGCCGAAGCATGCTCTCCTTTTTTGATAACGTTATCGTTCACTTCACCGAGAATGTGGCCCTGATACTTGATTCAGCCGACCATGGTGAGCTAGATCCCTATTTTAGAGAGTATCCAGTTTATGGTCTGGATCGTGAAGTTAAAGAACCTCAGGATGAAAAAGGGAAAAAATCCCTGGGCCGACTTCATCGCTTCAAAGGCGTCCTGACGGTGGTTGCCCGGATAGAGACTTCTAAGGTTTTCACACCTGAGAAGAAGAAAAAATTCTTGAAAAAAAGAAAGATTATTGATCGGGAACCGATTTTTTATGTGGCCCGCATCACGCAGTCAAAAGAACCCATTGAGATTGGAGACAGGATTTTCCTGTTCAAACGAATCGAGTGA
- a CDS encoding ABC transporter permease, translating to MKRYILRRLVQAVITIIGISIIVFLLTHLSGDPVALMAPQNATKEDLEQIRIDRGLDKPIYVQYWKYISGVVVGDFGESLRWDMPAIEMFLARFPNTIKLASAAMAFAILFGLPTGILSAVKVGTRFDNFGKIFALMGQALPGFWVGIMLILLFSAKLRLLPTSGMGGWKYYIMPAFTLGWYTMAAITRLSRSAMLDVLDAEYIKMARIKGVSEVWVIMKHAFKNASAPVVTMTALQFVVLLNGTMIIETIFTWPGIGRLIVDAIFARDYPVVQMCVMISSSLFVFTNLIVDILYAYLDPRIRYQ from the coding sequence ATGAAACGATACATCCTCAGACGGCTCGTGCAAGCAGTCATTACGATTATCGGCATATCCATCATTGTCTTTCTCTTGACTCACCTAAGCGGTGACCCTGTGGCGCTCATGGCGCCTCAAAACGCAACTAAAGAGGACCTCGAACAGATCCGTATTGATCGCGGCCTGGACAAGCCGATTTATGTCCAATACTGGAAATATATCTCAGGGGTGGTGGTGGGCGACTTTGGCGAATCCCTCAGATGGGACATGCCTGCCATCGAGATGTTTTTAGCTCGATTTCCCAATACTATAAAACTGGCCAGTGCGGCCATGGCCTTTGCCATTTTATTTGGTCTGCCGACCGGGATTCTGTCTGCGGTCAAGGTTGGAACCAGGTTTGACAACTTTGGCAAGATATTTGCCTTGATGGGGCAAGCTCTACCTGGATTTTGGGTCGGAATCATGCTCATTTTGCTGTTTTCGGCCAAGCTTAGACTTCTCCCGACCTCCGGGATGGGCGGCTGGAAGTACTATATCATGCCAGCCTTCACTCTGGGCTGGTACACCATGGCCGCTATAACGCGTTTGAGCCGCTCGGCCATGCTGGATGTATTGGATGCCGAATACATCAAGATGGCCAGGATAAAAGGAGTTTCCGAGGTCTGGGTGATCATGAAGCATGCCTTTAAAAATGCCTCGGCGCCGGTGGTCACCATGACGGCCTTACAGTTTGTGGTGCTGCTTAATGGCACTATGATTATTGAGACCATCTTTACCTGGCCCGGAATAGGCAGGCTGATTGTGGATGCGATTTTCGCCCGTGATTATCCGGTGGTACAGATGTGCGTTATGATCTCTTCCAGCCTGTTCGTTTTTACCAATCTTATCGTGGATATCCTTTACGCTTACCTGGACCCCCGAATCAGATATCAATAG
- a CDS encoding glycerol-3-phosphate dehydrogenase/oxidase has translation MKKRGLDLRDRQASFAALEAETFDLLIIGAGITGCGAARDAAMRGLRVALIDANDIGAGTSSRSSRLVHGGLRYLAQGDVMVVRQAANERKVLRRIAKHLTKYNPMVILPRSKRGTAAIRAALWSYEKIGHVDKSERHEVWDRERLRIEEPHVLADNFTGAVVYPEYLTDDGRLTLANAISAASAGAVIVTYAAAEETIIENDRVTGAVVHNTLPGFESTAMVQARVVVNAAGPWVDRIRLMEDSQAKKKLQLTKGIHVVVSRARLPINRTIIMNAPDRRSIFVIPCGRFAYFGTTDTFYPDAEYWPEITRDDVDYLLNSAAAYFDVGPFQYQDIVALWSGIRPLLYEKGKKPSEISRRDEVLEGPAGLLSVAGGKLTSYRSMAEHLVDQCEKQLNRKPNPASTAEEPLPGGDFKGTVSDLESRVQRLGLSREEAERVVILYGAEALEIFKESSGPAVEAAHAVLNEGALTLEDYWVRRSARSRFDDDGGLAALEPAADCMTKLLNWSSEEKTRQIKACRTIRENELKAVR, from the coding sequence GTGAAAAAGAGAGGACTTGACCTTCGAGATCGGCAGGCCAGTTTCGCTGCTCTTGAAGCTGAGACGTTTGATCTCCTTATCATCGGCGCGGGCATCACCGGGTGCGGAGCAGCCAGGGACGCGGCCATGCGCGGCCTCCGGGTGGCCTTGATTGATGCGAACGATATCGGCGCTGGAACATCCAGCCGTTCGTCCAGGTTGGTTCATGGAGGTCTTCGATATCTAGCTCAGGGCGACGTTATGGTTGTACGCCAGGCAGCGAATGAAAGGAAAGTGCTGCGTCGGATCGCCAAACACCTGACCAAGTATAATCCCATGGTGATTCTGCCTCGATCCAAACGCGGCACCGCGGCCATAAGGGCCGCATTATGGTCTTATGAAAAGATCGGTCACGTGGACAAAAGCGAACGCCATGAGGTCTGGGACAGGGAACGGTTGAGAATAGAGGAGCCGCATGTCCTCGCTGATAATTTTACCGGCGCCGTGGTCTACCCGGAATACCTCACTGACGATGGACGCCTCACTCTGGCCAACGCCATAAGCGCTGCCTCTGCCGGCGCGGTGATCGTCACCTATGCTGCCGCTGAGGAAACCATTATTGAAAATGATCGGGTTACAGGCGCGGTCGTCCATAACACCTTGCCAGGCTTTGAAAGCACGGCCATGGTGCAAGCTCGCGTGGTGGTCAATGCAGCCGGGCCGTGGGTGGATAGAATTCGCCTCATGGAGGACAGTCAAGCCAAAAAAAAGCTGCAGCTCACCAAGGGCATCCATGTGGTCGTTTCCCGCGCCCGCCTTCCGATCAACCGCACCATTATCATGAACGCCCCTGACCGCCGCAGTATCTTTGTCATACCCTGCGGGCGGTTCGCATACTTCGGCACCACGGATACCTTTTATCCAGATGCGGAATACTGGCCGGAGATTACCCGCGATGACGTGGACTACCTGCTCAATTCAGCCGCGGCTTATTTCGACGTCGGGCCTTTTCAGTATCAGGATATTGTTGCCCTCTGGTCAGGCATAAGACCGCTTCTGTATGAAAAAGGTAAGAAGCCGTCTGAAATTTCAAGGCGCGATGAGGTTCTGGAAGGCCCGGCCGGGTTGCTGTCCGTGGCGGGCGGTAAGCTTACCAGCTACCGGTCCATGGCCGAGCACTTAGTAGATCAGTGCGAAAAGCAGCTCAATCGAAAGCCGAACCCGGCGTCTACGGCTGAGGAACCTTTACCTGGCGGGGATTTTAAAGGAACGGTCTCTGACCTTGAGTCCCGTGTCCAAAGGCTGGGACTCTCGCGGGAGGAGGCTGAACGGGTCGTGATATTATATGGCGCGGAAGCGCTGGAAATATTTAAGGAGAGCAGCGGCCCGGCAGTGGAGGCGGCACATGCAGTGCTAAACGAAGGCGCGCTGACGCTAGAGGATTATTGGGTCAGGCGAAGCGCGCGGTCCAGGTTCGATGACGATGGAGGTCTGGCTGCCCTTGAACCGGCCGCAGATTGCATGACAAAGCTGCTTAATTGGTCAAGCGAGGAAAAAACGCGTCAAATCAAGGCCTGTAGAACGATCAGGGAAAATGAGCTTAAAGCCGTACGTTAA
- a CDS encoding ATP-binding cassette domain-containing protein, with amino-acid sequence MSEILLEAKDLTKYFPVTRGLIFSRQIGAVKAVDGINFTINKGETFGLVGESGCGKTTTARLVLLLETITKGTILFDGQEIEKLAGAELKKYRGLVQAVFQDPFSSLSPRMRVADIIAEPIVVNDSLSKNEVKERVAESLEVVGLGRDQAELFPHEFSGGQRQRIAVARALALGPSLIILDEPVSALDVSIRAQIMNLLRDIQAQFGLTYLLIAHDLAVVKHMSKRIGVMYLGKLVEIAEGEELYRSRLHPYTEALYSAALPSHPDDEREEIILPGEVPSPLFPPSGCRFHPRCFKAMPVCSEKEPILKDVGAGHYVACHLHV; translated from the coding sequence ATGAGTGAAATCCTTTTGGAAGCAAAAGACCTTACCAAATATTTCCCGGTAACGAGGGGCCTTATCTTCTCAAGGCAAATCGGGGCGGTTAAGGCGGTTGACGGCATCAACTTCACCATTAACAAAGGAGAAACCTTTGGTTTGGTCGGGGAGTCAGGATGCGGCAAGACCACCACGGCCAGGCTTGTCCTGTTACTGGAAACGATCACTAAAGGGACTATTCTTTTTGACGGTCAAGAAATTGAAAAACTGGCCGGGGCCGAACTCAAGAAGTACCGGGGTTTGGTTCAGGCTGTGTTTCAAGACCCTTTCAGCTCCCTGAGCCCCAGGATGAGGGTCGCGGATATCATCGCTGAACCCATCGTCGTAAACGATTCCTTATCCAAAAACGAAGTCAAGGAGAGGGTTGCTGAATCCCTCGAAGTCGTGGGGCTGGGACGAGACCAGGCCGAGCTTTTCCCTCACGAGTTCAGCGGCGGCCAGAGGCAGAGAATAGCCGTAGCCAGAGCCCTGGCCCTCGGTCCCAGTCTCATCATCCTCGATGAACCGGTGTCCGCCCTGGACGTCTCCATTCGAGCCCAAATTATGAATCTGCTCCGGGATATTCAGGCGCAATTCGGCCTGACCTACCTGCTCATCGCCCACGATTTGGCTGTGGTCAAGCATATGAGTAAGCGCATCGGAGTGATGTATCTGGGCAAGCTGGTGGAGATAGCCGAAGGCGAGGAGTTGTACCGTAGCCGTCTGCATCCCTATACCGAGGCATTATACTCGGCGGCCCTGCCTTCACACCCTGATGATGAGCGCGAGGAGATCATCCTGCCCGGGGAGGTGCCCAGCCCGCTCTTTCCACCGTCTGGCTGCCGGTTCCATCCCCGCTGCTTCAAGGCAATGCCCGTTTGCTCAGAGAAGGAGCCAATCTTGAAAGACGTAGGCGCAGGCCACTACGTCGCCTGCCATCTTCACGTCTAG
- a CDS encoding DUF1330 domain-containing protein, with the protein MATVEPTGEQLKKFTTLSDEKPVVMINLLKFKPEGGVESYAKYSETSLRLISELGGRILYYGQYEMPLIGNEDWDVVILVEYPSRAAFLKMVQNKEYQAAVHYRREALTDSRLYATKSLNYGA; encoded by the coding sequence ATGGCAACAGTAGAACCGACGGGAGAACAGCTTAAGAAATTTACCACCTTGTCCGACGAGAAACCGGTGGTAATGATCAATTTATTGAAGTTTAAACCAGAGGGTGGGGTCGAATCTTATGCTAAGTATTCTGAAACTTCATTAAGATTAATCAGCGAATTAGGCGGCAGGATTCTTTATTACGGGCAGTATGAGATGCCGCTCATCGGCAATGAAGACTGGGATGTAGTTATTCTTGTTGAATACCCTTCTCGCGCTGCTTTTTTGAAAATGGTTCAGAATAAGGAATATCAGGCGGCTGTTCATTATCGAAGGGAAGCGCTGACCGACTCGCGTCTCTATGCCACAAAGTCCCTTAATTACGGCGCTTGA